Below is a window of Apis mellifera strain DH4 linkage group LG15, Amel_HAv3.1, whole genome shotgun sequence DNA.
CAGCTCTTACTTGATCGAGGAGATTCTGCATATGCTCAGTTATTGGCAGCCACTACTTTGACAAAATTAGCTTCCCGTTCAGCAGGACTTAGTTTACAACAAAGGCTTGACATAAGTAAATATTGGAAAGTAAAAAACAATTGAAGATGCgtgaatttaatatctataattttatttcaggaAATTATATTCTCAATTATTTAGCAACTCAACCAAAGTTACCAAACTTTGTAATACAAGCTCTAGTTACACTATTTGCTAGAATATCAAAGTTTGGTTGGTTTGATATTGATAAAGATGAATATGTTTTTAGAAATGTGGTTAGTGATGTAACAAAGTTTCTTCAGgttagttattattttaaaatttttaaatattttttttcttttttctattttaaaattcttttatttaatattttaatatgtaatatacagGGATCAGTAGAACACTGTATGATAGGAGTTCAATTACTTTCTCAATTAACATGTGAAATGAATCAAGTATCGGATGCAGATGCAAACAGATCTATTACAAAACACAGAAAAATTGCCAGTCATTTCAGAGATACACAgctctttgaaatatttaggtTATCTTGTACTTTATTAAGTACAGCtcgagaaaattgtaaaaatttaaattttaatgatgaaGCACAGGtatgttttctattttttttcttttttttaaagaatattttcatcataaaaaaatattttacaatatttatgtattacatattattatcatttctttttttatttagcatGGTTTAATAAGACAACTTTTAAAACTAGCACAAAACTGTTTGACATTTGACTTCATTGGAACATCAACAGATGAAAGTTCTGATGACCTTAGTACAGTACAAATCCCAACTTGCTGGAGACCTGCATTTTTGGATTTTACATCTCTGAAacttttctttgatttatatCACAGTTTACCTAATACACTATCATCTTTGGCTCTTTCATGTTTGGTCCAAATAGCATCTGTTAGAAGAAGTTTATTTTCAAACCCAGAAAGAGCACAATTTTTAACACATTTAGTTAGTGGTATAAAACACATACTACAAAATCCTCAAGGTCTAAGTGATCCCGAAAATTATCATGAATTTTGTAGACTGTTATCAAGACTGAAAAGCAATTTTCAACTTGGAGAATTGGTTTTAGTCAAAGATTATCCAGAAGCTATacaattaattgcaaaatttacaATCCAGAGTTTACAAATGTGGCAATTTGCACCAAATAGTTTACATTATCTTTTAACTTTATGGCAAAGAATGGTATCATCTATGCCTTATGTAAAAGCAGGAGATccacatttattaaatacatatactcCAGAAATTGTAAATGCATACATTACTTCAAGACTTGAATCAGTTGCAATAGTAGTTAGGGAGGGTTTGGAAGATCCACTTGATGATTTAGGAATAGTTCATCAACAATTAGAACAAATATCTGTAATTGTAAGGTGTGAATATCAAAAAACATGTACTTTATTAGTACAACTTTTTGATCAAGCTGCTAGAACATACCAAGAATTAATGACACAAACAGCATCTCCAACACAACGAATGGATATCACTATACAAGAAGGTCAACTTACTTGgcttgtatatattataggtaaaaaaatttttagagtaacaaattttgatttaataaaatgtaataaaaattttttattctttctattcttattatttctatttaaaaataacaaaaaaatatatattaaacatgaattatatttgatacttAAAAAATAGGTGGTGTTATTGGaggaaaaataacatttaatagtAATGAAGAATATGATGCAATGGATGGCGAGCTCGTATGTAGAGTActtcaattaatgaatttgaCTGATTCAAGACTTGCACAAGGTGGCTGTGAAAAATTGGAGTTAGCAATGTTGAGTTTCTTTGAAcaatttcgtaaaatatatgtagGTGATCaagttcaaaaaaattctaaagtaTATAGAAGATTGTCAGATGTTTTGGGAGTTAATGATGAATCTATGGTACTTGGTATTCTTATTCGGAAaatgtaagtaaaaaaatataatacttttattaatattattaaatatttagaatatttataatacaaataaatagataaaattattagaatttataatctcaatattatatttgcagaATAACAAATCTCAAGTATTGGGGTCGTAGTGaacaaattatttccaaaacattacaattattaaatgactTATCTGTAGGATATAGTTGTGTCCGTAAACTTGTAAAATTAGAGGAAGTACAATTTATGCTCAATAATCATAcagtatgtaaaaaatttcttataaaaaaattaaatagaaataatatatatatatatgtatgtatgtatgtatgtatatatgtgtatatatattttttttttattaatagagagAGCATTTTCCATTTTTGGGAAACAATGTTGCTGTAACAGAAATGCGATGTAGATCGATGTTCTATACATCCTTGGGTAGATTATTAATGGTAGATCTAGGAGAAGATGAAGAAAGGTTTCATACATTTATGTTACCATTAACAAGtatgaaagttattttttattaagtgtTTTAATAtgcttatttaatatttacatttttcacattttccaTTTTGTAGGTGCATTTGAAAGTTTAGGACAATTAATTGGTCCTGCTGATCCTTCACTTTTTGCAGCAGAAGAAGCAAAAAAAGCACTGATTGGTTTAGCAAGAGATTTAAGAGGTTTAGCTTATGCATTCAATACAAAAACATCTTATATGATGCTCTTTGATTGGATGTATCCTTTTTGTGAAATACAATTCGATAAATGATCAATAAatgataactttttttaatttttaaatataaagtaccTTAATTTATGTATAGTTATCCTAATTATACACCAATTTTATTACATGCTGTGGAATTATGGCATTATGAACCACAGGTTACTACACCCGTCCTAAAATTATTTGCAGAATTAGTACAAAATAGAAGTCAACGATTACAGTTTGATGCATCTTCTccaaatggaattttattatttcgtgaaGCTAGTAAAGTAATATGTAGTTATGGTAATCGTATATTAAATGTTGAAGTTCCAAAGGATCAAATATATCCCTTAAAACTTAAAGGGATAAGTATATGCTTCAGTATGTTAAAAGCAGCTTTGTGTGGAAGTTACGTAAATTTTGGAGTATTCAGATTATATGGCGATGAGGCATTAGATAATGCACTTAatacatttgtaaaattacTTCTTAGTATACCACAAAGTGATTTATTGGTATgcactaattaattaaacattatattcaaaagttat
It encodes the following:
- the LOC413636 gene encoding exportin-7 isoform X1; translation: MADEQEVRQLELLCKQLYESQDSAHRVEAEKALVAFQNAPDTLTKCQLLLDRGDSAYAQLLAATTLTKLASRSAGLSLQQRLDIRNYILNYLATQPKLPNFVIQALVTLFARISKFGWFDIDKDEYVFRNVVSDVTKFLQGSVEHCMIGVQLLSQLTCEMNQVSDADANRSITKHRKIASHFRDTQLFEIFRLSCTLLSTARENCKNLNFNDEAQHGLIRQLLKLAQNCLTFDFIGTSTDESSDDLSTVQIPTCWRPAFLDFTSLKLFFDLYHSLPNTLSSLALSCLVQIASVRRSLFSNPERAQFLTHLVSGIKHILQNPQGLSDPENYHEFCRLLSRLKSNFQLGELVLVKDYPEAIQLIAKFTIQSLQMWQFAPNSLHYLLTLWQRMVSSMPYVKAGDPHLLNTYTPEIVNAYITSRLESVAIVVREGLEDPLDDLGIVHQQLEQISVIVRCEYQKTCTLLVQLFDQAARTYQELMTQTASPTQRMDITIQEGQLTWLVYIIGGVIGGKITFNSNEEYDAMDGELVCRVLQLMNLTDSRLAQGGCEKLELAMLSFFEQFRKIYVGDQVQKNSKVYRRLSDVLGVNDESMVLGILIRKIITNLKYWGRSEQIISKTLQLLNDLSVGYSCVRKLVKLEEVQFMLNNHTREHFPFLGNNVAVTEMRCRSMFYTSLGRLLMVDLGEDEERFHTFMLPLTSAFESLGQLIGPADPSLFAAEEAKKALIGLARDLRGLAYAFNTKTSYMMLFDWIYPNYTPILLHAVELWHYEPQVTTPVLKLFAELVQNRSQRLQFDASSPNGILLFREASKVICSYGNRILNVEVPKDQIYPLKLKGISICFSMLKAALCGSYVNFGVFRLYGDEALDNALNTFVKLLLSIPQSDLLDYPKLSTTYFVLLECLAQDHMVFLSTLEPRVFLYILSSISEGLTALGAQKDSYTDTMVCTGCCATLDHIVTYLFKQLYQKGGYPGRKNTVVPGGGDLFLQVLKQHPEILQQMLSTVLNVIMFEDCRNQWSMSRPLLGLILLNEEYFNQLRENIIRSQPVDKQATMAQWFENLMEGIERNLLTKNRDRFTQNLSLFRRDINDTLKGPNTTANPIGDMMTLTFN
- the LOC413636 gene encoding exportin-7 isoform X2, with the translated sequence MADEQEVRQLELLCKQLYESQDSAHRVEAEKALVAFQNAPDTLTKCQLLLDRGDSAYAQLLAATTLTKLASRSAGLSLQQRLDIRNYILNYLATQPKLPNFVIQALVTLFARISKFGWFDIDKDEYVFRNVVSDVTKFLQGSVEHCMIGVQLLSQLTCEMNQVSDADANRSITKHRKIASHFRDTQLFEIFRLSCTLLSTARENCKNLNFNDEAQHGLIRQLLKLAQNCLTFDFIGTSTDESSDDLSTVQIPTCWRPAFLDFTSLKLFFDLYHSLPNTLSSLALSCLVQIASVRRSLFSNPERAQFLTHLVSGIKHILQNPQGLSDPENYHEFCRLLSRLKSNFQLGELVLVKDYPEAIQLIAKFTIQSLQMWQFAPNSLHYLLTLWQRMVSSMPYVKAGDPHLLNTYTPEIVNAYITSRLESVAIVVREGLEDPLDDLGIVHQQLEQISVIVRCEYQKTCTLLVQLFDQAARTYQELMTQTASPTQRMDITIQEGQLTWLVYIIGGVIGGKITFNSNEEYDAMDGELVCRVLQLMNLTDSRLAQGGCEKLELAMLSFFEQFRKIYVGDQVQKNSKVYRRLSDVLGVNDESMVLGILIRKIITNLKYWGRSEQIISKTLQLLNDLSVGYSCVRKLVKLEEVQFMLNNHTREHFPFLGNNVAVTEMRCRSMFYTSLGRLLMVDLGEDEERFHTFMLPLTSAFESLGQLIGPADPSLFAAEEAKKALIGLARDLRGLAYAFNTKTSYMMLFDWIYPNYTPILLHAVELWHYEPQVTTPVLKLFAELVQNRSQRLQFDASSPNGILLFREASKVICSYGNRILNVEVPKDQIYPLKLKGISICFSMLKAALCGSYVNFGVFRLYGDEALDNALNTFVKLLLSIPQSDLLDYPKLSTTYFVLLECLAQDHMVFLSTLEPRVFLYILSSISEGLTALDTMVCTGCCATLDHIVTYLFKQLYQKGGYPGRKNTVVPGGGDLFLQVLKQHPEILQQMLSTVLNVIMFEDCRNQWSMSRPLLGLILLNEEYFNQLRENIIRSQPVDKQATMAQWFENLMEGIERNLLTKNRDRFTQNLSLFRRDINDTLKGPNTTANPIGDMMTLTFN
- the LOC413636 gene encoding exportin-7 isoform X3 — translated: MIGVQLLSQLTCEMNQVSDADANRSITKHRKIASHFRDTQLFEIFRLSCTLLSTARENCKNLNFNDEAQHGLIRQLLKLAQNCLTFDFIGTSTDESSDDLSTVQIPTCWRPAFLDFTSLKLFFDLYHSLPNTLSSLALSCLVQIASVRRSLFSNPERAQFLTHLVSGIKHILQNPQGLSDPENYHEFCRLLSRLKSNFQLGELVLVKDYPEAIQLIAKFTIQSLQMWQFAPNSLHYLLTLWQRMVSSMPYVKAGDPHLLNTYTPEIVNAYITSRLESVAIVVREGLEDPLDDLGIVHQQLEQISVIVRCEYQKTCTLLVQLFDQAARTYQELMTQTASPTQRMDITIQEGQLTWLVYIIGGVIGGKITFNSNEEYDAMDGELVCRVLQLMNLTDSRLAQGGCEKLELAMLSFFEQFRKIYVGDQVQKNSKVYRRLSDVLGVNDESMVLGILIRKIITNLKYWGRSEQIISKTLQLLNDLSVGYSCVRKLVKLEEVQFMLNNHTREHFPFLGNNVAVTEMRCRSMFYTSLGRLLMVDLGEDEERFHTFMLPLTSAFESLGQLIGPADPSLFAAEEAKKALIGLARDLRGLAYAFNTKTSYMMLFDWIYPNYTPILLHAVELWHYEPQVTTPVLKLFAELVQNRSQRLQFDASSPNGILLFREASKVICSYGNRILNVEVPKDQIYPLKLKGISICFSMLKAALCGSYVNFGVFRLYGDEALDNALNTFVKLLLSIPQSDLLDYPKLSTTYFVLLECLAQDHMVFLSTLEPRVFLYILSSISEGLTALGAQKDSYTDTMVCTGCCATLDHIVTYLFKQLYQKGGYPGRKNTVVPGGGDLFLQVLKQHPEILQQMLSTVLNVIMFEDCRNQWSMSRPLLGLILLNEEYFNQLRENIIRSQPVDKQATMAQWFENLMEGIERNLLTKNRDRFTQNLSLFRRDINDTLKGPNTTANPIGDMMTLTFN